A segment of the Micromonospora sediminicola genome:
GACGAGCACTGATCCGATCTTCCGCACCAACCGTTGTCGTCCCGCGTGAGAGTCACGCGTGATAACCAGGAGGAACCAACCAATGGACATCTACGCCGCGGTAGAGGGCAGCACCGCCGCCATCGGCTACGGTCTCGCGGCCATCGGCCCGGGCATCGGCGTGGGCCTGGTCTTCTCGGCCTACATCCAGTCGACCGCCCGTCAGCCGGAGTCGTCCCGGATGACCCTGCCGTACGTCTGGATCGGCTTCGCCGTCATCGAGGCCCTGGCGCTGCTGGGCATCGCGTTCGGCTTCATCTGGCAGGGCCAGCTCTAATCCAGCCCCCCTTCGACCGGGAGGTCTTCCATGTTCTTCCTCGCCGCTGAGGGTGGTGAGACGACCCACAACCCGATCATCCCTGTCTGGGAGGAGATCGTGGTCGGCGGGATCGCCTTCATCGTGCTCTGCTTCGTGCTGATGAAGTTCGTCTTCCCGCGCATGGAGCAGACGTTCCAGGCCCGGGTCGACGCGATCGAGGGTGGCATCAAGCGCGCCGAGGCCGCCCAGGCCGAGGCCAACCAGCTGCTCGAGCAGTACCGGGCGCAGCTCGCGGAGGCGCGTACCGACGCCGCCAAGATCCGTGACGACGCGCGGGCCGACGCCGAGGGCATCCGTCAGGACATCCTCGCCAAGGCGCGCGAGGAGTCCGACCGGGTCATCGCCGCAGGCAAGGAGCAGCTCGCCGCCGAGCGGGCCACCATCGTGCGCGAGCTGCGCACCGAGGTCGGCACCATCGCGGTGGACCTGGCCAGCAAGATCGTCGGTGAGTCGCTGGCCGACGAGGCGCGTCGCAAGGGCACCGTCGACCGGTTCCTGAGCGGTCTCGAGAGCACGGGGGCCCGCTGATGCAGGCCGCCAGCCGGGAGTCGTACTCCGCCGGGGCCGAGCGCCTCGACGCGTACGTCCGCGGCGCGGAGCCGTCGGCGGTGGCCTCCACCGCCGACGACATCCTCTCCGTCGCCGCTCTGCTGCGGCGCGAGCCGCGGCTGCGCCGGGCGCTGTCCGACCCGGCCCGTCCGGGCGCGGACCGTGCCGGGTTGCTCGGCGACATGCTGCGCGGCCGGATCGGCGCGGAGGCGCTCGACCTGGTCGCCGCGCTGGTCTCCGGTCGTTGGTCGGCCCCGTCCGAGCTGCTCGACGGCGTCGAGCGGCTCGGCGTGGAGGCGCTCCTGGCGAGCGCCGACTCCGCCGGCGAGCTGGGCGAGGTCGAGGACGAGCTGTTCCGCTTCGGGCAGGTCGTCTCCGGCTCCACCGAGCTGTCCAACGCGCTCTCCGACCCGATGGCCCCGGCCGAGCGGCGGGCCGGCCTGACCGGCCAGCTGCTCGACGGCAAGGCCCGCCCGGTCACCGTCCGCCTCGTCGAGGCCGCGCTCGCCGGCTTCGGGGGACGCTCCTTCATCGGGGCGCTCACCCGGCTGGTCGAGCTGGCCGCCGACCGGCGGGACCGGCAGGTCGCGTACGTGACCGTGGCGGCCCCGCTGACCGACGAGGAGGAGCGACGCCTCGGTGCCCGCCTCTCCGAGATGTACGGTCGGGAGGTGTCCGTCAAGCAGACGGTCGACCCCGACGTGCTCGGCGGGGTGCGCGTACGGGTCGGCTCCGACCTGTACGACGGCACCGTCCTGCGCCGCCTCAACGAGACCCGCAACGCGCTCGCGAAGCGCTGACCAGCGTCTTAGCAGCCCTGATTCGACGCCATCGGACCGGTCGGTACTAGGTATCCCGGGCCCCTGAACTTTAAGGAAGCAGAGGATGGCCGAGCTGACCATCTCGACGGAGGAGATCCGCGGCGCCCTGGAGCGCTACGTCTCCTCCTACACGGCCGACGTCTCCCGTGAGGAGGTCGGCACCGTCGCCGACGCCGGCGACGGCATCGCCCACGTCGAGGGTCTGCCCTCGACCATGACCAACGAGCTCCTGGAGTTCGAGGACGGCACGCTCGGCGTGGCCCTGAACCTCGACGTCCGGGAGATCGGTGTCGTCGTCCTCGGTGACTTCGGCGGGATCGAAGAGGGCCAGCGCGTCAAGCGCACCGGCCGGGTGCTCTCCGTGCCGGTCGGTGACGCGTTCCTCGGCCGCGTGGTCAACGCGCTCGGCGAGCCGATCGACGCCCTCGGCGACATCGCCAACGAGGGCTACCGCGAGCTGGAGCTGCAGGCCCCGAACGTGATGGCCCGGCAGTCCGTCTTCGAGCCGCTGCAGACCGGCATCAAGGCCATCGACGCGATGACCCCGGTCGGCCGTGGCCAGCGTCAGCTGATCATCGGTGACCGGAAGACCGGCAAGACCACGGTCGCGCTGGACGCCATCCTGAACCAGCGGGACAACTGGCGCTCCGGCGACCCGACGAAGCAGGTCCGCTGCATCTACGTCGCGATCGGCCAGAAGGCCTCCACCATCGCCTCCATCAAGGGGACGCTGGAGGAGGCCGGCGCGATGGAATACACCACCATCGTCGCCTCCCCGGCCTCCGACCCGGCCGGCTTCAAGTACCTCGCGCCCTACACCGGCTCGTCCATCGGACAGCACTGGATGTACGGCGGCAAGCACGTCCTGATCGTCTTCGACGACCTGAGCAAGCAGGCCGAGGCGTACCGGGCCGTGTCGCTGCTGCTGCGCCGCCCGCCGGGCCGTGAGGCCTACCCGGGTGACGTCTTCTACCTGCACTCCCGCCTGCTGGAGCGCTGCGCGAAGCTCTCCGACGAGCTGGGCGGCGGCTCGATGACCGGCCTGCCGATCATCGAGACCAAGGCGAACGACATCTCGGCGTTCATCCCGACCAACGTCATCTCGATCACCGACGGTCAGATCTTCCTCGAGACCGACCTGTTCAACCAGGGCGTCCGGCCGGCCATCAACGTCGGTACCTCGGTCTCCCGGGTCGGCGGCGCCGCGCAGGTGAAGCCGATGAAGAAGGTCGCCGGCTCGCTGCGGCTCAACCTGGCCCAGTTCCGTGAGCTGGAGGCGTTCGCCGCCTTCGCCTCCGACCTGGACCGCGCCTCGCAGAACCAGCTCGCCCGTGGTTCCCGCCTGGTCGAGCTTCTCAAGCAGCCGAACTACTCGCCGTACCCGGTCAACGAGCAGGTCGTCTCCGTCTGGGCCGGCACCGAGGGCAAGCTGGACGACGTCCCGGTCGGCGAGGTCCGCCGCTTCGAGTCGGAGTTCCTCCAGTACCTCCGGCACAAGCACGAGGGCGTGCTGGCCGCGATCGCGGACAACAAGTGGGGCGACGACATCATCGCTTCGCTGGACTCGGCCATCAGCGAGTTCAAGCAGGTCTTCCTGGGCAAGGAGGACGAGGTCCGGGTCAACGACGCGCCGGCGCAGCCGCTGGAGGGTGAGCAGACCCGCGAGACGGTCACCCGCTTCCGCGACGGCA
Coding sequences within it:
- a CDS encoding ATP synthase F0 subunit C is translated as MDIYAAVEGSTAAIGYGLAAIGPGIGVGLVFSAYIQSTARQPESSRMTLPYVWIGFAVIEALALLGIAFGFIWQGQL
- a CDS encoding F0F1 ATP synthase subunit B, which gives rise to MFFLAAEGGETTHNPIIPVWEEIVVGGIAFIVLCFVLMKFVFPRMEQTFQARVDAIEGGIKRAEAAQAEANQLLEQYRAQLAEARTDAAKIRDDARADAEGIRQDILAKAREESDRVIAAGKEQLAAERATIVRELRTEVGTIAVDLASKIVGESLADEARRKGTVDRFLSGLESTGAR
- a CDS encoding F0F1 ATP synthase subunit delta, translating into MQAASRESYSAGAERLDAYVRGAEPSAVASTADDILSVAALLRREPRLRRALSDPARPGADRAGLLGDMLRGRIGAEALDLVAALVSGRWSAPSELLDGVERLGVEALLASADSAGELGEVEDELFRFGQVVSGSTELSNALSDPMAPAERRAGLTGQLLDGKARPVTVRLVEAALAGFGGRSFIGALTRLVELAADRRDRQVAYVTVAAPLTDEEERRLGARLSEMYGREVSVKQTVDPDVLGGVRVRVGSDLYDGTVLRRLNETRNALAKR
- the atpA gene encoding F0F1 ATP synthase subunit alpha, which produces MAELTISTEEIRGALERYVSSYTADVSREEVGTVADAGDGIAHVEGLPSTMTNELLEFEDGTLGVALNLDVREIGVVVLGDFGGIEEGQRVKRTGRVLSVPVGDAFLGRVVNALGEPIDALGDIANEGYRELELQAPNVMARQSVFEPLQTGIKAIDAMTPVGRGQRQLIIGDRKTGKTTVALDAILNQRDNWRSGDPTKQVRCIYVAIGQKASTIASIKGTLEEAGAMEYTTIVASPASDPAGFKYLAPYTGSSIGQHWMYGGKHVLIVFDDLSKQAEAYRAVSLLLRRPPGREAYPGDVFYLHSRLLERCAKLSDELGGGSMTGLPIIETKANDISAFIPTNVISITDGQIFLETDLFNQGVRPAINVGTSVSRVGGAAQVKPMKKVAGSLRLNLAQFRELEAFAAFASDLDRASQNQLARGSRLVELLKQPNYSPYPVNEQVVSVWAGTEGKLDDVPVGEVRRFESEFLQYLRHKHEGVLAAIADNKWGDDIIASLDSAISEFKQVFLGKEDEVRVNDAPAQPLEGEQTRETVTRFRDGSTDRPAES